In Kaistella faecalis, a genomic segment contains:
- a CDS encoding MATE family efflux transporter yields MAFLNKQYTKACLTLALPVMITQVGQVSVNLFDNIIVGKLLGAQALASVSLGNAVFFSIFVFALGFSFAIPPLVSEAHSQEKHSVINSVFRHGFVINLGIGLLLMILLFAAMPLLYHMDQPVEIIPDTIGFLSIMTLSILPFMVFQTLREVSEGLSYTIGVTKATIIANVINIILNYVFIKGMFGFPAMGVQGSALASLIARIFMMIFLYYVLLKEEKTRQYIKAFSLKIAEFSKEMFSKMLKIGFPTALQMFFEVTAFAGAAFICGLVSAKDIASHQIALSMASFTFNLCIGFSVASTVLIGRKLGERDYVGLKKVGINNLKIVFIFMFVCGVFFIVGRHILPTFFTKPEDIDVVQLAAKLLIIASLFQLSDGIQVVALGSLRGIQDVKIPSIITFIAYWLIAIPLGYILCVPMKMGAFGMWIALGLGLTVSAVLLVYRFLSLSQRKINAAH; encoded by the coding sequence ATGGCATTTCTCAACAAGCAGTACACGAAGGCGTGTCTTACATTAGCGCTTCCCGTTATGATCACACAGGTTGGTCAGGTATCGGTAAATTTGTTCGACAATATTATTGTGGGAAAACTTTTAGGAGCACAGGCTCTAGCCTCGGTATCACTGGGAAATGCGGTGTTTTTTTCGATTTTTGTATTTGCGCTTGGATTTTCGTTTGCCATTCCGCCACTAGTTTCTGAGGCTCATTCGCAGGAAAAACACAGCGTCATTAATTCAGTTTTCAGACATGGTTTTGTGATTAACCTGGGAATTGGATTGTTGCTGATGATTCTACTTTTCGCCGCCATGCCGCTACTCTATCATATGGATCAGCCGGTAGAAATTATTCCCGATACAATTGGATTTCTGAGCATCATGACTTTAAGTATTCTGCCGTTCATGGTGTTTCAGACGCTGCGCGAAGTCTCTGAAGGTTTATCTTACACCATCGGGGTAACCAAAGCCACCATTATTGCCAATGTCATTAATATTATTCTGAATTATGTCTTCATTAAAGGGATGTTTGGGTTTCCGGCGATGGGTGTCCAGGGATCTGCATTAGCAAGTTTAATCGCGAGAATTTTCATGATGATTTTTCTTTATTATGTCTTGCTGAAAGAAGAAAAAACCAGACAGTATATCAAGGCGTTTTCGTTAAAGATTGCAGAATTTTCCAAAGAAATGTTCAGTAAAATGCTGAAAATTGGTTTTCCTACAGCTTTGCAGATGTTTTTTGAAGTTACTGCGTTTGCGGGCGCGGCTTTTATCTGTGGGCTGGTTTCAGCAAAAGACATTGCGTCTCACCAAATTGCATTATCAATGGCTTCATTTACATTTAATCTTTGTATCGGATTTAGTGTTGCTTCCACAGTGCTTATTGGCCGCAAACTTGGCGAGCGGGATTATGTTGGGCTTAAGAAAGTCGGCATTAATAATCTGAAGATTGTCTTCATTTTTATGTTTGTATGCGGGGTGTTTTTCATTGTCGGCAGACATATACTCCCTACGTTCTTTACAAAACCTGAAGATATCGATGTGGTGCAGTTAGCAGCAAAATTATTGATCATTGCTTCCCTGTTTCAGCTTTCAGACGGAATCCAGGTCGTGGCACTCGGAAGTTTAAGGGGAATTCAGGATGTAAAGATTCCTTCTATTATTACTTTCATTGCGTATTGGTTAATAGCAATTCCTTTAGGTTATATTTTATGTGTTCCGATGAAAATGGGCGCTTTCGGAATGTGGATTGCCTTAGGTCTGGGGCTCACCGTCTCCGCGGTTTTGCTTGTTTACCGTTTTTTGAGTCTTTCGCAAAGAAAAATCAATGCAGCTCATTAA
- a CDS encoding response regulator transcription factor has translation METVKVAIVDDHKLVSKALENMISLNPKFQVIMNCFNGQDFIDELQKTKNFPDVVLMDINMPIKNGIETTAEISKKFPNLKIIALTMEDNEGTIIKMLKAGAKGYLLKDMSPDILFNAINIVHEKGIFYTDLVTQSLLKIKTEQKFMNDLNEGLKDRELEFVKLACSELTYREIADQMCVSPRTIDGYRDSIFLKLNVKTRVGIVLFAIKHNLY, from the coding sequence ATGGAAACAGTAAAAGTTGCAATTGTTGATGATCACAAACTGGTATCTAAGGCATTGGAAAATATGATTTCCCTTAATCCCAAGTTCCAGGTTATAATGAATTGTTTTAACGGTCAGGATTTTATTGACGAGCTTCAAAAAACCAAAAATTTTCCGGATGTAGTTTTAATGGATATCAATATGCCCATTAAAAACGGCATCGAGACAACTGCCGAAATTTCTAAGAAATTCCCGAATCTAAAGATAATCGCCCTTACAATGGAAGATAACGAAGGGACAATCATTAAGATGCTGAAAGCTGGGGCTAAAGGTTATCTCCTTAAAGATATGTCACCCGACATTTTATTCAATGCTATAAATATCGTACATGAAAAAGGAATATTTTATACCGACTTGGTAACGCAAAGTCTGCTTAAGATCAAAACCGAACAGAAGTTTATGAACGATCTGAACGAAGGATTAAAAGACCGGGAACTGGAATTCGTAAAATTAGCCTGTTCTGAACTTACTTACCGCGAAATCGCCGACCAAATGTGCGTGAGTCCCCGAACAATCGACGGATACAGAGACTCTATCTTTTTGAAACTCAATGTAAAAACCCGTGTCGGAATTGTTTTATTTGCAATAAAACACAATTTATATTAA
- a CDS encoding GNAT family N-acetyltransferase: MNYIVRKAKIADTANIWKILQQAIQRRKNDGSNQWQDGYPNIETVETDIQKGFGYVLEIHGQIAAYAAIIFDIEHAYEIIEGNWLSSGEYVVIHRVAVSDEFAGKGIATKFFKNIEELAKSESVFSIKVDTNFDNLPMLSILDKLGYTYCGEVYFRGAARKAFEKILS, from the coding sequence ATGAATTACATAGTAAGAAAAGCTAAAATAGCGGACACAGCAAACATCTGGAAAATTTTACAGCAGGCTATTCAGCGCCGAAAAAATGACGGAAGTAACCAGTGGCAGGATGGCTATCCTAATATCGAAACTGTTGAAACCGACATTCAAAAAGGCTTTGGTTATGTTTTAGAAATCCACGGTCAGATTGCCGCATATGCAGCGATTATTTTCGATATTGAGCATGCTTATGAAATCATTGAAGGCAATTGGTTAAGCTCCGGAGAATATGTTGTAATCCATAGGGTGGCAGTTTCCGACGAATTTGCAGGAAAAGGAATAGCCACAAAATTTTTTAAAAATATTGAAGAGCTTGCAAAATCAGAATCAGTTTTCAGTATAAAAGTCGATACTAATTTCGACAATCTGCCGATGTTGAGCATCTTAGACAAATTGGGATATACGTATTGTGGTGAAGTTTATTTCCGGGGCGCTGCGAGAAAGGCGTTCGAGAAAATTCTGAGTTAA
- a CDS encoding sensor histidine kinase encodes MNFQQELTLAQIEMREVTLTYIGQELHDDIGQKLSVAKLMINQVIAQCEESAKSNLNEINELLGETIQDLRNMSKTFITDQVEHFGLIDSLEIEMNRISRLKLIDIEFRSNKHDIEINPKDGVIIFRIIQESVNNTLKHSKAKNLNIQVEDAPRILTITITDNGIGIDEQSGHGSGLSNMKKRALMMNADLQISSEKNVGTVLKLIYPKK; translated from the coding sequence ATGAATTTTCAGCAGGAACTTACGCTCGCCCAGATAGAAATGCGTGAAGTCACGCTAACTTACATAGGTCAGGAACTGCACGACGATATTGGTCAGAAACTATCGGTCGCAAAACTTATGATTAACCAGGTGATCGCACAGTGTGAGGAAAGTGCCAAATCAAATCTGAATGAGATTAACGAATTATTGGGGGAAACCATTCAGGATCTCCGGAATATGTCTAAGACCTTTATCACTGATCAGGTAGAACATTTTGGGCTTATTGATTCGCTGGAGATTGAGATGAACCGGATTTCACGCCTAAAACTCATAGATATTGAATTTAGAAGCAATAAACACGATATAGAAATTAACCCGAAGGATGGAGTAATCATCTTCCGGATCATTCAGGAGAGCGTCAATAATACACTGAAACACTCTAAAGCAAAAAATTTAAATATTCAGGTTGAGGATGCACCCAGAATACTTACCATTACAATTACTGACAACGGAATTGGAATCGATGAACAGAGCGGACACGGCTCGGGCCTCAGTAATATGAAAAAACGGGCACTGATGATGAATGCCGACTTACAGATTAGCAGTGAGAAAAATGTAGGCACCGTGTTGAAACTTATATATCCAAAAAAATAA
- a CDS encoding sigma-54-dependent transcriptional regulator, producing MQKILIVEDEKAISGVLQSILSDELPDYEFVIAEDGLEGFKHIEKDDFALVVSDIKMPKLSGTELLKQSLQLKPDTTFVMISGHADIDTAVDCLKEGAYDFISKPIDINRLITSVKNALDKRNLTRTNQVLKVENTTLKKKVNKKYQMIGQSAALKKIQDMIEKVASSDARVLITGPNGAGKELVAHSIHAQSERSKGPMIEVNCAAIPSELIESELFGHVKGSFTGAIKDKQGKFELANNGTIFLDEIGDMTLVAQAKVLRALQESKVSPVGSDKEIKVDVRVLAATNKNMKQEIEAGKFREDLYHRLSVIEIYVPPLDERKEDIRLLVDHFAKTISEEHGTAQKVFDEKAISALENFSWTGNIRELRNVVERLIILGSNPVSEDDVASFVRK from the coding sequence ATGCAAAAAATCTTAATTGTTGAAGATGAAAAAGCCATTTCGGGCGTACTTCAAAGTATTCTTTCAGACGAGTTGCCGGATTACGAATTTGTAATCGCAGAAGACGGTCTCGAAGGCTTTAAGCATATTGAGAAAGATGATTTCGCCTTGGTCGTTTCCGATATCAAAATGCCTAAACTTTCAGGCACTGAGTTACTTAAACAATCTTTACAACTAAAACCAGATACCACATTCGTGATGATTTCCGGGCATGCAGATATCGATACTGCTGTAGATTGCCTGAAAGAAGGTGCATATGATTTCATTTCGAAACCCATTGATATCAACCGTCTTATTACCAGTGTTAAAAACGCTTTAGACAAAAGAAATCTTACCAGAACTAATCAGGTTCTGAAAGTAGAAAATACGACATTAAAGAAAAAAGTAAACAAGAAATATCAGATGATTGGTCAGTCCGCTGCCCTGAAGAAAATTCAGGACATGATTGAAAAAGTGGCTAGTTCTGATGCCAGAGTTTTAATTACTGGACCAAACGGGGCAGGAAAAGAATTGGTGGCTCACTCTATCCATGCGCAAAGTGAACGCAGCAAAGGACCAATGATTGAAGTTAACTGTGCTGCAATTCCATCAGAACTTATCGAATCTGAGCTTTTTGGACATGTTAAAGGCAGTTTTACAGGCGCCATCAAAGATAAACAGGGGAAATTTGAACTGGCAAATAACGGAACTATTTTTCTTGATGAAATTGGTGACATGACCCTCGTTGCTCAGGCAAAAGTTTTGCGGGCGTTACAGGAAAGCAAGGTTTCTCCGGTAGGAAGCGATAAAGAGATCAAAGTTGATGTTCGTGTTTTGGCAGCTACCAATAAAAACATGAAGCAGGAAATAGAAGCCGGGAAATTCCGGGAAGATTTGTATCACAGGCTATCGGTAATCGAAATCTACGTGCCGCCATTGGATGAAAGAAAAGAAGACATACGTCTGTTGGTAGATCATTTTGCCAAAACGATTTCCGAAGAGCATGGCACCGCTCAGAAGGTTTTCGACGAAAAAGCGATTTCCGCCCTTGAAAATTTCAGCTGGACAGGGAACATCCGTGAGTTACGTAATGTCGTCGAGCGGCTTATTATCTTAGGATCAAATCCGGTCTCGGAAGATGATGTTGCAAGTTTCGTAAGGAAATAA
- a CDS encoding SIR2 family NAD-dependent protein deacylase produces MKKKLVVFSGAGISAESGVQTFRDSNGLWENHRIEDVASPEGFKRNPKLVLDFYNARRKQLLEVEPNEAHFILAELEDLFEVHIITQNVDDLHERAGSTKVTHLHGELKKARPIDSDTEMFFWEKDLNLGDLDENGVQLRPHIVWFGEMVPEMDMAISIARQAELLLVIGTSMQVYPAAALIDYIPSHCKVYAIDPNLKNSFADDANFLKMSATQGMKKLKEILIMNR; encoded by the coding sequence ATGAAGAAGAAGCTTGTCGTCTTTTCTGGCGCCGGTATTTCAGCGGAAAGTGGAGTTCAAACGTTCCGGGATTCTAACGGATTGTGGGAAAATCACCGAATTGAAGACGTGGCGAGTCCTGAGGGATTTAAGCGCAATCCGAAATTGGTTTTAGATTTCTATAATGCTAGGAGAAAACAACTTCTTGAAGTTGAACCCAACGAAGCCCACTTTATCTTAGCGGAACTTGAAGATTTATTTGAGGTCCATATTATCACGCAGAATGTTGATGACCTTCATGAGAGAGCCGGCTCTACCAAAGTTACTCACCTACATGGGGAACTGAAAAAGGCCAGACCTATTGACTCTGATACAGAAATGTTTTTCTGGGAAAAAGATCTGAATCTGGGAGACTTGGATGAAAATGGTGTACAGCTTCGGCCACATATTGTGTGGTTCGGTGAAATGGTCCCGGAAATGGATATGGCAATCTCAATTGCAAGGCAGGCAGAACTTTTGTTGGTTATCGGAACATCAATGCAAGTTTATCCCGCAGCCGCTCTTATTGACTATATTCCTTCCCACTGTAAAGTTTATGCAATCGATCCAAATCTAAAGAACAGTTTTGCGGACGATGCAAATTTTTTAAAGATGTCTGCCACGCAAGGAATGAAAAAACTTAAAGAGATTCTAATAATGAATCGGTAA
- a CDS encoding efflux RND transporter permease subunit yields MKLAEVSIKRPSLVIVMLALLIIGGLFSYSQLNYELIPKFEVKVVTVATVYPGASPSEVENTVSRKIEDAVSALEGVKKIQSKSYESLSVVIIQFNNDADVDFALNEAQRKINAIRSDLPEDIDEPSLTQFSLSDMPIVRMGVTGNLTENELYDLIDQRIQPVFSRIPGVSKVDIVGGQEREIRINLNQEKLEGYGLTIPEVQQIITMSNLDFPTGSLKTRSNSTLIRLAGKISSVEELRNLTISSKNGQNIRLSDIAEVQDTQKVADKIARINQENTMMLQVQKQTDANAVEVSRLVQEKIAQIEEQYKGSNIKITLASDTSTFTLEAANAVIKDLLIAIALVAFVMMFFLHSFRNALIVMVAIPTSLIATFIGMYLLGYSLNLMSLLGLSLVVGILVDDAIVVIENIHRHMEMGKNKVRASYDGAKEIGFTVTAITLVIVVVFLPIAMSSGLVSDIISQFCVTVIIATLLSLLVSFTVVPWLFSRYGKLEVINNKSFFGKILEKFENGLTWFTHKIEGILKWSLVNKLKTFGITIILFVSAIALAVMGYIGSDFFPANDKGEFLVQIEMPKDTSLEETNFITQDAEKYLAQKPEIVKMITSVGQVSGGMGAMQSTNYKSEISLELVPKSEREDDTKVYAAKLKRELEKVLVGAKVTTVPVGFMGAEQAPLQMTVTGTTLEDAMSYAKAAEAKLRTIDGASEIKLSVEEGNPEISVTVDRDKMTSLGLNVATVGQTLRTAFSGNTDNKFRTGSNEYDINIILDEANRTNIDDVRSINFVNKDGFKVQLSQFADINFTSGPALLERYDRSPSVTVQAQTVGKTTGGVASEWEAKMAEVKKPAGVNWVWGGNMENQSEGFGTLGVALLAAILLVYMIMVVLYDDFLKPFIVLFSIPLSFIGALWALALTNQSLNIFTILGIIMLIGLVAKNAILLVDFANHRIDKGESIENALVQANHARLRPILMTTIAMVFGMLPIAMASGAAAEMNNGLAIVIIGGLISSLFLTLIIVPVVYLIMVRLENRFAKKEKTNYEEEMVADYDHIHPDQEIEF; encoded by the coding sequence ATGAAATTAGCAGAAGTATCGATTAAAAGACCCAGTCTGGTCATTGTAATGCTTGCATTACTGATCATTGGAGGGCTTTTCAGCTATTCGCAGCTGAACTACGAACTTATTCCGAAATTTGAAGTAAAAGTGGTAACTGTAGCTACGGTTTATCCGGGTGCTTCGCCTTCGGAGGTTGAAAATACAGTTTCAAGAAAAATAGAAGATGCGGTTTCCGCGCTGGAAGGAGTAAAGAAAATTCAGTCTAAATCCTATGAAAGTCTTTCCGTGGTCATCATTCAGTTTAATAATGATGCCGACGTAGATTTTGCTCTAAATGAAGCGCAGCGTAAGATTAACGCCATCCGTTCAGACCTTCCGGAAGATATCGATGAACCGTCACTAACACAGTTTTCTCTTTCAGATATGCCGATCGTAAGAATGGGTGTAACCGGAAACCTTACCGAAAATGAACTCTACGACCTTATTGATCAGCGAATTCAACCTGTATTCTCCAGAATTCCAGGGGTTTCTAAAGTGGATATTGTTGGCGGGCAGGAAAGGGAAATCCGCATCAACCTGAACCAGGAAAAACTGGAAGGTTACGGACTTACCATTCCGGAAGTTCAGCAGATTATTACAATGTCGAACTTAGATTTTCCTACGGGAAGTTTAAAAACAAGATCAAACAGCACACTCATCCGTCTGGCAGGAAAAATTTCTTCAGTAGAAGAACTCAGAAACCTTACGATTTCATCTAAAAATGGGCAAAACATCCGTCTTTCAGATATAGCAGAGGTTCAGGATACCCAGAAGGTAGCTGATAAAATAGCACGTATCAATCAGGAAAATACCATGATGCTTCAGGTACAGAAACAGACCGATGCCAACGCTGTAGAAGTGAGCCGTTTGGTGCAGGAAAAAATCGCCCAGATCGAAGAGCAGTACAAAGGAAGTAATATCAAGATAACTTTAGCAAGTGATACTTCTACCTTTACGCTGGAAGCGGCGAACGCTGTAATCAAAGATTTGCTGATTGCGATTGCGCTTGTAGCATTTGTAATGATGTTCTTCCTGCACAGTTTCAGGAATGCACTGATTGTAATGGTAGCGATTCCAACTTCGCTTATTGCAACATTTATCGGAATGTATCTTTTGGGATACAGTCTGAACTTAATGAGTTTACTTGGACTTTCCCTCGTGGTTGGGATTCTTGTGGATGATGCAATCGTTGTTATTGAAAACATCCACCGCCACATGGAGATGGGCAAAAACAAAGTACGTGCCTCGTACGACGGTGCAAAAGAAATCGGATTTACTGTTACGGCGATTACGCTGGTAATTGTGGTGGTATTTCTGCCAATTGCGATGAGTTCCGGATTGGTTTCCGACATTATCTCGCAGTTCTGTGTCACGGTAATTATTGCAACTTTGCTTTCATTACTTGTTTCATTTACGGTTGTTCCATGGCTTTTCTCACGTTACGGAAAACTGGAAGTTATTAATAACAAATCTTTCTTTGGTAAAATACTTGAAAAATTTGAAAACGGACTTACCTGGTTTACGCACAAAATAGAAGGAATCCTGAAATGGAGTTTAGTAAACAAACTGAAAACCTTCGGGATTACCATTATTTTATTTGTTAGCGCAATTGCATTGGCAGTAATGGGGTATATAGGCTCCGACTTCTTCCCGGCAAATGATAAAGGTGAGTTCCTTGTACAGATCGAAATGCCGAAAGATACTTCGCTTGAAGAGACCAACTTTATCACCCAGGATGCTGAAAAGTACCTCGCGCAGAAACCTGAAATCGTTAAAATGATTACTTCGGTCGGTCAGGTGAGTGGAGGAATGGGAGCGATGCAGTCTACCAACTATAAATCAGAAATCAGTCTTGAACTGGTTCCAAAATCTGAAAGAGAAGATGATACCAAAGTATATGCTGCCAAACTGAAACGTGAACTTGAAAAAGTATTGGTCGGCGCTAAAGTAACCACGGTGCCGGTAGGGTTTATGGGTGCAGAACAGGCCCCGCTTCAGATGACCGTTACTGGTACAACGCTGGAAGATGCAATGTCTTACGCCAAAGCCGCAGAAGCTAAGTTGAGAACAATCGACGGAGCTTCAGAAATTAAACTGAGTGTGGAAGAAGGTAATCCAGAGATTTCGGTTACGGTAGACCGTGATAAGATGACATCTTTAGGATTAAATGTGGCTACCGTGGGACAGACGTTGAGAACAGCTTTCAGCGGGAATACAGATAATAAATTCCGTACAGGAAGCAATGAATACGACATCAATATCATTCTTGATGAAGCCAACAGAACCAACATTGACGATGTGAGAAGCATCAACTTTGTGAATAAAGACGGATTTAAAGTTCAGCTTTCGCAGTTCGCAGACATCAACTTTACTTCCGGCCCGGCGCTGCTTGAGCGTTACGACCGTTCGCCTTCCGTTACCGTACAGGCACAGACTGTAGGTAAAACGACAGGTGGTGTAGCATCGGAATGGGAAGCAAAAATGGCAGAAGTGAAGAAACCAGCCGGTGTAAACTGGGTCTGGGGTGGAAATATGGAAAACCAGAGTGAAGGTTTCGGAACTTTGGGAGTAGCCTTGCTTGCTGCGATCCTTTTGGTTTACATGATTATGGTAGTACTTTATGATGACTTCCTGAAACCGTTTATTGTACTTTTCTCTATTCCGCTTTCATTTATCGGTGCACTTTGGGCATTGGCATTAACCAATCAGAGTTTAAATATCTTTACGATCCTTGGTATCATTATGTTGATTGGTCTTGTGGCGAAAAATGCAATTTTACTTGTAGACTTCGCTAATCACAGGATTGATAAGGGAGAGTCGATTGAAAATGCTTTAGTTCAGGCAAATCATGCGAGACTTCGTCCGATTTTGATGACAACTATTGCAATGGTATTTGGTATGCTTCCGATTGCAATGGCATCAGGTGCAGCGGCAGAAATGAATAACGGACTTGCAATTGTTATTATTGGAGGACTTATTTCATCCCTCTTCCTTACCCTGATTATTGTACCTGTAGTTTATCTGATTATGGTAAGACTGGAGAACAGATTTGCCAAAAAAGAGAAGACCAATTACGAAGAGGAAATGGTGGCTGACTACGATCACATCCATCCTGACCAGGAAATTGAGTTTTAA
- the gpmI gene encoding 2,3-bisphosphoglycerate-independent phosphoglycerate mutase has product MSKKAILAILDGWGIGTNPEVSAIAQANTPFIDSCYNNFPNTTLEASGIAVGLPFGQMGNSEVGHMNLGAGRVVYQNLVKLNMAVENATLGRENVITQAFEYARLNKKNVHFIGLVSDGGVHSHINHLKGLLTAAHEYGLNDNVYVHAFTDGRDCDPHSGKAFIAELLDHMSLTTGKLASVIGRYYAMDRDKRWERVKLAYDLMVRGIGEPTRDILGTLDNCYKDGITDEFLRPIVCLKDSNLPMTKIESDDVVFCFNFRTDRGREITEVLSQNDIPEFGMNHLNLYYVTMTNYDKDYQNIKVVFDEKVLEETMGEILERNGKTQIRVAETEKYPHVTFFFSGGREAEFIGERRLLCPSPKDVPTYDFKPEMSAYDITEKILPEIENETADFICLNFANTDMVGHTGVFSAAVKAAETVDACIQKVATTAYEHGYAVFILADHGNSDVMKNPDGSPNTQHSTNLVPLIVMDKDRTWNLKPGKLGDVAPSILTVMGVPVPEIMTGEVLVS; this is encoded by the coding sequence ATGTCAAAGAAAGCCATTTTAGCCATTCTCGACGGGTGGGGAATAGGAACCAACCCTGAAGTTTCAGCAATTGCTCAGGCAAATACCCCGTTTATCGATTCCTGTTATAATAATTTTCCCAATACAACCCTGGAAGCAAGCGGAATTGCCGTAGGATTGCCTTTCGGGCAGATGGGCAACTCTGAAGTAGGTCACATGAATTTAGGGGCGGGACGGGTTGTATATCAGAATCTTGTCAAACTCAATATGGCGGTGGAAAATGCTACTTTAGGGAGAGAAAATGTGATTACACAGGCTTTTGAATATGCAAGGCTTAATAAAAAAAATGTGCATTTTATTGGCTTAGTATCTGATGGAGGCGTACATTCTCATATCAACCACCTCAAAGGATTGCTGACTGCAGCGCACGAATATGGTTTGAATGATAACGTGTATGTGCATGCATTTACCGATGGCCGCGATTGTGATCCACATTCCGGAAAAGCATTTATAGCAGAACTTTTGGATCACATGTCTTTAACCACTGGTAAATTAGCTTCCGTTATCGGAAGATATTATGCAATGGACCGTGACAAGCGTTGGGAAAGGGTGAAATTAGCGTACGACCTAATGGTAAGAGGCATTGGCGAACCTACCCGCGATATTCTCGGAACGCTGGACAATTGTTATAAAGATGGAATCACAGACGAATTTCTCCGGCCCATTGTTTGCCTGAAAGACAGCAATTTACCGATGACAAAAATTGAAAGTGATGACGTAGTTTTCTGTTTCAATTTCAGAACAGACCGTGGAAGAGAGATTACTGAAGTTCTTTCACAAAACGATATTCCTGAGTTTGGGATGAATCATCTGAATCTGTATTATGTTACCATGACCAATTATGATAAAGACTACCAAAATATAAAAGTGGTTTTTGATGAAAAAGTTTTGGAGGAAACCATGGGTGAAATCCTTGAGCGCAACGGAAAAACGCAAATCCGTGTTGCAGAAACAGAAAAATATCCACATGTTACTTTTTTCTTTTCGGGAGGACGGGAAGCCGAGTTTATAGGAGAACGAAGATTGCTTTGCCCGAGTCCGAAAGATGTTCCGACTTATGATTTCAAACCGGAAATGTCGGCATACGATATTACCGAAAAAATTCTGCCGGAAATCGAAAACGAAACTGCAGATTTTATCTGCCTGAATTTCGCAAATACTGATATGGTAGGACATACCGGAGTATTTTCTGCAGCCGTAAAAGCTGCCGAAACGGTAGATGCATGCATCCAGAAAGTCGCAACAACTGCTTATGAGCACGGCTATGCAGTTTTTATTCTTGCTGATCACGGAAATTCTGATGTAATGAAAAACCCGGACGGAAGTCCGAACACACAACATTCAACTAATCTGGTTCCACTGATTGTAATGGATAAAGACCGTACATGGAATTTAAAACCGGGTAAATTGGGTGATGTTGCTCCTTCAATTTTAACAGTAATGGGAGTGCCAGTTCCTGAGATTATGACCGGCGAAGTACTGGTAAGTTAG
- a CDS encoding YggS family pyridoxal phosphate-dependent enzyme, with protein MFSKNIAHNYQEIKKNLPEEVQLVAVSKTHPVEAVLTVYNLGQRVFGENKVQELCEKQSLLPKDIEWHLIGHLQTNKVKYIAPFIDTIQSVDSSKLLEEIDKQAAKNQRKIKILLQVKIAEEESKFGLEIHEAKELFQEWLNGKFPHIEINGLMGMATFTDDKNQVKKEFTLLKQIFDKLSLQKPLKLLSMGMSDDYPVAISCGANSVRIGSAIFGNRQYDL; from the coding sequence ATGTTTTCCAAAAATATTGCTCATAATTATCAAGAAATAAAGAAGAATTTACCTGAAGAGGTCCAACTTGTTGCAGTTTCGAAAACACATCCTGTAGAGGCAGTTCTTACAGTGTATAATTTAGGGCAAAGGGTATTCGGCGAAAATAAAGTACAGGAACTCTGTGAAAAGCAATCTCTTCTACCAAAAGATATCGAGTGGCACCTGATTGGACATCTCCAAACCAATAAAGTAAAATATATCGCACCTTTTATCGATACGATTCAGAGTGTAGATTCTTCGAAACTTTTAGAGGAAATCGATAAACAGGCCGCAAAAAACCAAAGAAAAATAAAAATTTTGCTTCAGGTAAAAATTGCTGAAGAGGAATCTAAATTCGGTTTGGAAATACACGAAGCAAAAGAACTTTTTCAGGAGTGGCTGAATGGAAAGTTTCCCCATATAGAAATTAACGGTTTAATGGGCATGGCCACCTTTACGGATGATAAAAACCAGGTGAAGAAAGAATTTACTCTTCTAAAACAAATCTTCGACAAACTCTCCTTACAGAAACCATTGAAACTTTTGTCGATGGGTATGAGTGACGACTATCCTGTTGCTATTTCCTGTGGAGCTAATTCCGTAAGGATTGGATCTGCAATTTTCGGAAACCGACAATATGACCTATAA